From Neomonachus schauinslandi unplaced genomic scaffold, ASM220157v2 HiC_scaffold_372, whole genome shotgun sequence:
tttccctctccctctgcccctccctgctcatggtctctttctctaaaaataaaataaaataaaataaaatattaaaaaaatcagaatccaTGTGAGATATAAATGATCAACCTATATATAAGTAAAAAACTCAACCAAAcccaaccaaaccaaaacaaccatccaaaacccaacaaacaataaaacatttggCTGATAGATTGGAATAAAATTACAGTGAGTGGCTCAAAACCCCTCTTTGTCAATatagatgaaaaatatgaataagagTGTGACTGAGCTGCAAGGTGTCATCTCTGAAATGAGCAGTGGAATATAGAGGTTAAATTATTACAAGCAGAGCAATCCCACAGCTTAATTACTCCAAACAGTATTGAAAGAGTGATCATATGATGTAGAGATGAATTTTATTTAGTTAAGGAACTGAACACTTTGAGAGTCTATGGTATTGAAGAGTAATCTATATTAATGTTAAATTACTATAGGACCATCATGTAGATAAATGGCAATTGACTAAGAAAGCTTAGACTATTAGGCTCATTCTATATGAGCATTTCTTCCTTATCTAGTCATGTTGACCTTCAGGAACATACCTGGGGAAGTGAGGAACCCCTGCTCTATTATTTCTATCATAAGTAATTTctacaataaaaattattgtagTTACATCGACAATCTAGACTTATTCAGTgtgatcctctttttttttttttttttttggaagcatGAAGATGATAATACTCACCATATCAACTTCACAAGAGTTTTAAAGTTGTGAAGATTTATGAGGATTATGATGATGAAAGTGTAAAGCCAATGTGTTAAGTCATATAACTGATGAAGCTCAGAATTAATGCTGCTGTTGACGTTATTAGTATTCAGAGGGCAGATAGGAATGGTAGCATTATCTGAAGGTGATAATTGGGTATTATGCAACATTAATTGTCTCTTGACTGATTGGTATGATTGATGATTCCCTGTAGggtttcttgctttccttttgcaCAGCACATGGCTAGATGTATTAGGTTGatactgaaaactgaaaaatgcagATAAAGAATCAGGAAAAATTCATTCACTAGGGGAGTCATTTTAACTGCAGATTTCATGGGAAAATAGAACAGGAAAATCTTGGGGTCACTTTTCCTtgggatatttttgtttgttagttgtgttgtgttttgagaaaaataatggcAACTATCATTCATTTTAGGGCATGGAAAGAGTGAGGTGCCTAAGATGGCCCTGAGAGACCATGATTGAGCAATAAGCGGCCTCTGAAACTgaccccctccacacacatacacataaacaaaCACCTTTTTCTACTAGCCTCCTCAATACTATCTCATATCCCAGACATGAATATTTAGGAGGTGATTTTACAGCCCTGGGGAGACCTCCTCACTCTTAGAAGGTCCAGGGAATAACACTGCTCATTGATCCATGAAACTCTCCATGGTGTGGTAGGAGGAGGACTCTTGGAGCAATGCAAGAAATAAAAGTCCTCATGTGAGTAGCGGCAATGGTTTTGTCAGGTGAGTCTTAGGCTGCTCAAGATCCTCTTCCAGTTAGGGATACTCTCAGCAACCAGGTAAGTTTTAGAGCAAAATCAGAGGATAAAGTTGGCCTATCaacagaatattttaagatatcATCATTGAAGTTTCTAATGGTCTCCcaaccatttttttcctgtttctttccaaCCCAAGCTCTCCACATTCTATGTTCTGCCCCCTTTCTCATTCACACCTTTAAGGGAAAGATGTGAAGATAACTTCTTTAACCTCATGGTGAATGGGTCACCTTTTTTCTAAGAGGTGGATAGATAGCTGATCCTCTGTGGTAAATGCATTGCCTTAAAATGTAGGGAATTCCCAGTCAATGGAACTAATGTAGGCAGAAGATATGTGTCACCTATAGAATACTGAGTAACTCTTTCTATATTGGTTAGACATTggacttttaaaattactttcatttaGAACCCTAGAATGATTGCAGTTTGGGAATTTCCCCCTTGATAAGGGGGTTTGTGGCTCTACTATCAAGTGAGGTATGGTTATAATTAATCTCTACATTAGGaaggtttttctgttttcctgtttcctcAGATTCTCTGTACCTTTCATTCATTCTGGTATAATGAAGAGTAAGCCTCTCTTTTAAAGGCCAGTCCTAATCTTATTCTATCATCTACAAATATCTTAGATTGCCTAGAAACTTGGAAGTTTCCCTAGGCAGGTggaagtgtgttttttttttttgtttgtttgctgctACTCACATAagagaattttgtagttttattgtTCACCTGCTCCTACAATTTAGGATCTATAACAAGGCCATTAGCTTGTGGTAGCCTGGGGGCAGATACAGAACACTTAGTCTGTTTTTCCATAAACATGGCAATATGAACAGTGGAGGGTCAGGGCTAGATTAAACCTTCAAAGGAACAACTTGAGATCTAAAAGCCTAATCTTTAGGCGATAGACTTGAACTCCTCCTGTTTTCTAGATCCTGGGCAATATAGATAAAGAACAAAATCTAAGGACCATATTAGGGAATAAGCATCTTGGCCAAGAGATCTAATTTTGACTTGGTCTTCTCTAGTTAAACCCTCAAACTCCTATTGCACTTAACTGTAATATTCCTCAACAAGGCTgtgcctttccctctctcttatcTGCATCTATACTAACTAGGTATTTGACTCAGGGtaagttgttttatttatctagGCTTCAGTTTTTTTATTAGTGAAATGTGAAATAGATCAACTTCTGCTGCTCTTTggatctgtttttctctttattctttttctcttctctccttccctccctctactttattttcttttcccctctatTTGTCTACCTCTTAaacttttctctcatttccactttttattacaattatttgagaaatatagcattttatttctcaaaaatcaCTAAAAcagacagaaattaaaacaatagtttattggaaagaaaaatatgctgGCAATCTAATAGGCCAGATATTTGAATCAACAGCTAGCTCTTTTTCATAAAAGTGATGGGAAGAAATGGATgtttgatagaaagagagaaaatgtccTGACTAAGGCTGGGGAAATATGAATCAGAAATCTttcaaaatctttctcttttgGGAGATGTAAAAAACAGTTATAATGGGATTTTTGATTCATCATGAGCATGGGTCAGCCAGAGATACATACAGCCTGGGGGTAAAATACTCAAGAATTGAAGAGCAGAgggcaaattattaaaaaattataagagttgcaaaaataaatgtgaatttgaCTTATTTGTGGTTGGGTGAGTCTTTTTCTCCTGGGCCAGTAGACGCTTCCTCAACAGGATACACTGTGGAGTAGTAATTTCAGGGATTCAGTCCTCTCTTACACCCTCCCCAgccatgtgaaaataaaattgtttcactCCCAGGGAATTCAGATTCTAATATATTGCTAATCCCTGTCACTGTATTTTTAGGAAGTCATCCATCAAGATCCCACAAGCACCCTCCTCATGCCTGTGTCACACTGGCTTCATGGCAGATAATAACCACTCTTACTTCCAACACTCTTACTTTGTCTTAACTGGAATTCCAGGGCTTGAACAAAAGTATTACTGGATGGCATTCCCACTGGGTGCTATATATGTCATAGCCCTCTTTGGCAATGGTGTCATCATCTCTACCATCAAGTCTGAATCATCCCTGCATATCCCCATGTATTATTTTCTGTGCATGCTGGCGTTGGCAGACATGGGGCTTGCCCTTTGTACTTTGCCCTCTATGCTAGGCATATTCTGGTTTAACTATAAGTCCATTCCCTTTGATGCCTGCCTTGTTCAGATGTACTTCATTCGCACCTTCTCTGCCATTGAATCTGGCGTGCTGGTGGCCATGGCCTTTGATCGGGTGGTAGCCATCTGGAATCCACTCAGGTATGGCACCATCCTAACCAATGGTGTGGTCTGCAGAGCGGGGGCAGTCATCTTGACAAGGGCAGTCTGTGTGGTCTTCCCTGTGCCTTTCCTCATCAAACGACTTCCCTTCTACTGCTCCAAcatcctctcccactccttctgcctcCACCAAGACATCATGCGCCTTGCCTATGCCAGCACTTGGGTCAACAGTCTCTATGGACTTATTGCTGTCATCTTCACCAAGGGTTCTGACTCTCTCTTCATCCTCCTCTCCTCTGTGTTCATA
This genomic window contains:
- the LOC110576472 gene encoding olfactory receptor 51H1-like produces the protein MADNNHSYFQHSYFVLTGIPGLEQKYYWMAFPLGAIYVIALFGNGVIISTIKSESSLHIPMYYFLCMLALADMGLALCTLPSMLGIFWFNYKSIPFDACLVQMYFIRTFSAIESGVLVAMAFDRVVAIWNPLRYGTILTNGVVCRAGAVILTRAVCVVFPVPFLIKRLPFYCSNILSHSFCLHQDIMRLAYASTWVNSLYGLIAVIFTKGSDSLFILLSSVFILRTVMAIASGEGRLKALNTCVSHICAVLIFYVPLIGVSVIHRFGKHLSPLTHALMANTYLLGPPVLNPIVYAVKTKGIRKKIIQIFVQTKITAEG